The following proteins are co-located in the Pedobacter sp. FW305-3-2-15-E-R2A2 genome:
- a CDS encoding paraquat-inducible protein A: MHTTTTSSKKTLFSKLLLIFGLAILLSAEGYFGYQLHQLSDQQEEIKEDYSNINNISSGLFSVEQWRDKVSAIVSRQIRDFTLSAKQKKDLQKEVEQIILTLIDKAEAKINKPKKTIDGKIRKFLVKTFVNTDDFRKQAPSFAKKIIAKVYNPTNKKQLSKVVMSKFDALERAEYLDSTVAATKAATEKIYKKYGASSNEELNAKLNASLSHIRTSTYNYSFAMLGCIAIVLSLWWILRKRVDLHAPLFIMSLMFAFILLFIGLTASMIEVDARIKAIDFVLLGEHVVFENQVLFFQSKSILDVVSVLIGQPAMDAVLVGVLILIFSILFPIMKLSATGIHLLSKKKIARNRVIRYFAFQSGKWSMADVIVIAILMVYIGLNGLLDSQLQSLNIKSDDLNVMTTNNTALQPGFIIFISFVLYGLILSTILKFISPHESH; this comes from the coding sequence ATGCATACAACTACGACCTCCAGCAAAAAAACGCTTTTTTCAAAACTCCTGCTGATTTTCGGGCTTGCAATTTTATTAAGTGCGGAAGGGTATTTTGGTTACCAGTTACACCAGCTTTCAGACCAGCAGGAAGAGATCAAAGAAGATTACTCCAATATCAACAACATCAGCTCAGGACTGTTCTCTGTGGAGCAATGGCGGGACAAAGTCTCCGCGATCGTGAGTCGCCAGATCCGTGATTTTACACTAAGCGCAAAACAAAAGAAAGATCTTCAGAAGGAAGTGGAGCAAATCATCCTCACCCTGATTGATAAGGCGGAAGCAAAGATCAACAAGCCTAAAAAAACCATCGACGGGAAAATCAGGAAATTCCTGGTTAAAACTTTCGTAAATACCGATGACTTTCGGAAGCAGGCGCCCTCTTTCGCAAAAAAGATCATCGCCAAGGTTTACAATCCGACCAATAAAAAGCAGCTCAGCAAAGTGGTGATGTCCAAGTTTGATGCACTGGAGCGTGCAGAATACCTGGACAGTACCGTAGCTGCCACCAAGGCGGCAACGGAAAAGATCTATAAAAAATATGGCGCATCCTCCAATGAAGAATTAAACGCTAAACTCAACGCTTCCCTGTCGCACATCAGGACTTCGACTTACAATTACTCCTTCGCGATGCTGGGTTGTATCGCCATCGTTTTATCGTTATGGTGGATATTAAGAAAACGCGTTGATTTGCATGCCCCTCTTTTCATCATGTCACTGATGTTCGCCTTCATTCTCCTTTTTATAGGCTTAACGGCCTCCATGATAGAAGTCGATGCACGCATCAAAGCCATCGATTTTGTGCTGCTGGGCGAACATGTGGTCTTTGAGAACCAGGTATTGTTCTTTCAGAGCAAGAGCATTCTGGACGTGGTCAGCGTATTGATTGGCCAACCAGCTATGGATGCGGTCCTGGTGGGGGTTTTGATATTGATTTTCAGCATCCTCTTCCCTATCATGAAGCTCAGCGCTACCGGCATCCACCTCCTGAGTAAAAAGAAAATTGCCCGGAACAGGGTCATCAGGTATTTTGCCTTTCAATCGGGTAAGTGGAGCATGGCTGATGTCATCGTTATCGCCATATTGATGGTTTATATTGGCTTAAACGGATTACTAGATAGTCAGTTGCAGAGTCTGAATATAAAAAGTGACGACCTGAATGTCATGACCACCAACAATACTGCACTCCAGCCAGGATTTATCATCTTCATCAGCTTTGTATTATATGGTCTTATTTTATCCACCATCCTAAAATTCATTTCTCCTCATGAAAGCCACTAA
- a CDS encoding ABC transporter permease — protein sequence MTNTFFRTFSSEQYKLSKNREIFGVLLLPVLLVFMVDGYIIYKANTEVFAESLTNPWTVLLGRYVFQFYNLLYPILVAIFVYACCDIEYKNNNYKILFTIPISKTEIFFSKALFITLVILFSVILSYLAFLLSGYFLSLMYPEIGFQNYDYREVIFYTFFKLFIALSAISMIQLSISLALNSFIYPIGFSMFMVVFSIVVARKEFSDFIPYTGTYKSFENIMSENNSFARLDYSNIAMIILFILLSYYLFKRKRII from the coding sequence ATGACTAATACTTTTTTTAGGACTTTTTCATCCGAACAGTACAAACTCTCAAAAAACAGAGAAATTTTTGGCGTATTGCTGCTCCCTGTCTTGTTAGTGTTTATGGTTGACGGGTACATTATTTACAAGGCTAACACAGAAGTTTTTGCGGAGTCGCTTACAAATCCATGGACAGTACTATTAGGGAGATATGTTTTCCAGTTCTATAATCTCCTGTATCCTATTCTCGTTGCTATTTTTGTGTATGCCTGTTGTGATATTGAATATAAAAACAATAATTATAAAATTCTTTTCACCATCCCAATATCTAAAACTGAAATATTCTTTTCTAAAGCACTCTTTATTACATTGGTAATTTTGTTTTCAGTAATACTATCCTATTTAGCCTTCTTACTGAGCGGATATTTTTTAAGCTTGATGTATCCTGAAATTGGGTTTCAAAATTATGATTATCGGGAAGTTATTTTTTATACTTTTTTTAAACTATTTATCGCCCTGTCTGCTATTTCAATGATTCAGCTATCTATAAGCCTTGCTCTTAATAGTTTTATTTACCCTATTGGTTTTAGCATGTTCATGGTAGTATTTTCGATAGTAGTGGCGCGGAAGGAATTTTCGGATTTCATTCCCTATACGGGAACTTACAAATCTTTTGAAAATATTATGAGCGAGAATAATTCTTTTGCGCGGCTTGACTACAGTAATATTGCCATGATAATTTTATTTATACTGCTTAGCTATTATCTGTTTAAGCGAAAAAGAATAATTTAG
- a CDS encoding ankyrin repeat domain-containing protein — METEEQKMKKLIDAKAYKDIEAALVNQPGLANEGIRYDDQNITKAHPLHRICDGVFSGTCTEEEAIQMAKIFLKYGANINGGELAEKSDSPLTAASSLNADKVAIFYMEQGANIHHAGCHGGTALHWACWCGRSEVVEQLIARGAAINQRCIDFKASPLFWAIHGLKSGGSKGLNDSLECVKLLIQSGADKNIPNVDGDTVYDMLSDEDEALKELLKV; from the coding sequence ATGGAAACTGAAGAACAAAAAATGAAAAAACTGATCGATGCGAAAGCCTATAAAGACATAGAAGCCGCGCTGGTCAATCAACCAGGCCTCGCTAATGAGGGAATTCGATATGACGACCAAAACATAACAAAAGCACATCCGTTGCACCGGATATGCGATGGTGTATTTTCCGGAACCTGTACTGAAGAAGAGGCCATTCAGATGGCAAAGATCTTTCTTAAATATGGCGCCAATATCAATGGCGGCGAATTAGCAGAAAAAAGCGATTCCCCACTTACGGCTGCATCGAGCCTGAATGCGGATAAAGTTGCCATCTTTTATATGGAACAGGGCGCCAACATCCATCATGCAGGTTGTCATGGAGGAACCGCATTGCATTGGGCTTGTTGGTGTGGAAGAAGCGAAGTTGTTGAGCAACTCATCGCAAGAGGCGCAGCAATTAATCAAAGATGTATAGATTTTAAAGCCAGTCCACTCTTCTGGGCAATTCATGGTTTAAAGAGTGGAGGCTCAAAAGGTTTGAACGACAGTCTGGAATGCGTCAAACTCTTGATTCAATCCGGTGCAGATAAAAATATACCGAATGTTGATGGAGATACAGTGTACGACATGCTAAGCGATGAAGATGAAGCACTAAAGGAGCTATTAAAGGTGTAG
- a CDS encoding ABC transporter ATP-binding protein, protein MIESITTKNLCFQIGSKTILNNINLNVPKGSIYGYLGRNGAGKSTTIKLLLGLLEDKNDNIFVQGKSLKQNITQIHAITGNLIESPCFYNKLTVFENLKYLDIIHKKGTKRIEEVLEMVDLHEQKKKKASKLSMGMKQRLGIAMAIFHDPQLLVLDEPLNGLDPQGIFEMRKLFQNLNEQGKTIFLSSHILSELEKVATHIGIIEKGEMIFQGTKNDLLGQVERYVSLKVNDAETAITILSTLGFSIQNKGNNKISVKINDDQQFNSLLKSLVHNGIEIYEIEAQNTNLEQIFINLISQTND, encoded by the coding sequence ATGATTGAGAGTATAACTACGAAAAACCTATGTTTTCAAATTGGTTCTAAAACCATTTTGAATAACATCAACCTGAATGTCCCAAAAGGCAGTATTTACGGCTACTTGGGAAGAAATGGAGCGGGAAAATCAACTACAATTAAACTTCTTCTAGGGCTTTTGGAAGATAAGAATGATAATATTTTTGTCCAGGGTAAAAGTTTAAAACAAAATATTACACAGATTCATGCGATTACCGGAAACCTTATTGAATCCCCTTGTTTTTATAATAAACTGACTGTATTTGAGAATTTAAAATACCTGGACATTATCCATAAAAAAGGAACAAAGAGGATTGAGGAAGTTCTGGAAATGGTTGATCTCCATGAACAGAAAAAGAAGAAAGCCAGTAAATTGTCTATGGGAATGAAGCAAAGATTAGGAATTGCTATGGCCATATTTCACGATCCCCAACTGCTCGTTCTTGATGAACCATTGAATGGACTTGATCCACAAGGCATTTTTGAAATGAGAAAGCTGTTCCAAAATCTCAATGAACAGGGGAAAACTATCTTCCTTTCAAGCCATATTTTAAGTGAACTAGAGAAAGTAGCAACACACATAGGGATCATTGAAAAGGGAGAAATGATATTCCAGGGAACTAAAAACGACCTTTTAGGGCAGGTGGAAAGGTATGTTAGCTTAAAGGTTAATGATGCGGAAACTGCAATCACTATATTATCGACTTTAGGTTTTTCAATTCAAAATAAGGGAAATAATAAAATCTCAGTTAAGATAAACGATGATCAACAATTCAACTCACTTCTAAAAAGTCTAGTCCATAATGGGATTGAAATCTACGAAATTGAAGCCCAAAACACTAATCTGGAACAGATATTCATCAATTTAATTTCTCAAACAAATGACTAA
- a CDS encoding 2-hydroxyacid dehydrogenase, producing MKIAVFSTCKYDRDFLQEYNTNHELTFFESALNLQNVALTKGFHALCLFVNDSADREVLQALKANGIRLILLRCAGFNNVDIAVAAEVGIKVLRVPAYSPEAVAEHAMAMILTLNRKTHKAYNRIREGNFSLEGLMGFNLHNCKVALIGTGNIGKAFYKILKGFGCKVVAYDPWPDPALIEQGLSYGTMEEALKDAEVVSLHCPLTEDTHHMINANTLKLFKKGAMLINTSRGGLIDTQDVIEALKSAQLGYLGLDVYEQESKLFFQDLSGDIIQDDLISRLISFPNVLITSHQGFFTREAMQQIAEITFANAAAFESGSALVNEVKA from the coding sequence ATGAAAATTGCTGTCTTCAGTACCTGTAAATATGATCGTGATTTCCTCCAGGAATACAATACCAATCATGAGTTAACTTTTTTTGAATCTGCGCTCAATCTACAGAATGTAGCCCTTACTAAAGGCTTCCATGCCTTGTGTTTGTTCGTAAATGACAGTGCAGACCGGGAGGTCCTGCAGGCATTGAAAGCGAATGGAATAAGGCTGATCCTGTTGAGATGTGCCGGATTTAACAACGTTGATATTGCAGTTGCTGCTGAGGTAGGAATCAAGGTCCTTAGGGTTCCTGCGTATTCTCCGGAAGCCGTAGCTGAACATGCGATGGCAATGATCCTCACGCTTAACCGTAAAACACATAAGGCTTATAACCGAATCAGGGAAGGGAATTTCTCCCTTGAAGGCTTGATGGGATTTAACCTGCACAACTGCAAAGTGGCGCTCATCGGAACCGGGAATATCGGAAAAGCGTTTTACAAAATATTAAAAGGATTCGGTTGTAAGGTGGTTGCCTATGACCCCTGGCCAGATCCAGCACTTATTGAACAAGGACTATCTTACGGCACTATGGAAGAAGCACTTAAAGATGCAGAAGTGGTCTCCTTACATTGCCCGCTGACTGAAGACACGCATCACATGATCAACGCGAATACGCTTAAACTATTTAAGAAGGGTGCCATGCTGATCAATACCAGTCGTGGGGGACTCATTGATACTCAAGACGTAATTGAAGCCTTAAAATCAGCTCAGCTGGGTTACCTTGGACTCGATGTTTATGAGCAGGAATCAAAGCTTTTCTTCCAGGACCTTTCGGGTGACATTATACAGGACGATTTGATCTCAAGACTGATTTCTTTTCCGAATGTGCTGATCACCTCCCATCAGGGATTTTTCACCAGGGAGGCGATGCAGCAAATCGCAGAGATCACCTTTGCAAATGCAGCTGCATTTGAATCCGGATCAGCGCTTGTTAATGAAGTAAAAGCTTAG
- a CDS encoding AraC family transcriptional regulator → MEKLSSGEFFGVTSQKLETGGLILTNTAYTHDYVDWHHHENVYFTFLLKGKVIEGNKKGKLNLSAGSLLFHNAQESHYNIKPPGETRGMQLELQHRWINEMYPDVDVQEGSFEISCPRTKILFYKLLGESKIADDLTILGIQNLVMEAINPLFSDTKESRFRPSWVGKVGELLQDNYLCPPDLKAIAAVAGVHPVHLSRSFSKYFGCTIAEYIRLLKVERVFSQLSVKGSSLSTIAHSCGFADHSHMVRCFKAFSGNTPLFFRRLLKF, encoded by the coding sequence ATGGAAAAATTGAGTTCAGGTGAGTTCTTCGGCGTGACAAGTCAGAAGCTGGAAACAGGCGGACTAATTCTGACCAACACGGCCTATACCCACGATTATGTGGACTGGCACCACCATGAGAATGTCTATTTCACCTTTCTACTGAAAGGAAAAGTAATCGAAGGGAATAAAAAAGGCAAACTGAACCTCTCGGCAGGAAGCCTGTTATTCCATAACGCCCAGGAATCACATTACAACATCAAGCCTCCGGGAGAAACCCGTGGGATGCAGCTTGAGCTTCAGCACCGCTGGATCAATGAAATGTATCCTGATGTCGATGTACAAGAGGGAAGCTTTGAAATATCTTGTCCCAGAACAAAAATCTTGTTTTATAAGCTGTTGGGAGAAAGTAAGATTGCGGATGATCTAACCATACTTGGGATTCAAAATCTGGTCATGGAGGCCATTAATCCACTTTTTTCTGATACAAAGGAATCCCGGTTTAGACCCTCTTGGGTCGGTAAAGTAGGCGAGCTGCTTCAGGACAATTATCTTTGTCCGCCGGATCTGAAGGCGATCGCTGCCGTAGCAGGTGTCCATCCGGTCCATTTATCAAGGTCGTTCAGCAAGTATTTCGGTTGCACCATCGCCGAATATATTCGCCTGTTAAAGGTAGAGAGGGTATTTTCTCAGCTCTCTGTTAAAGGAAGTTCACTGAGTACAATTGCCCATAGCTGCGGATTTGCCGATCATAGTCATATGGTCAGGTGCTTCAAAGCTTTTAGCGGGAATACGCCACTATTTTTCAGGCGGCTCCTGAAGTTTTAG
- a CDS encoding paraquat-inducible protein A translates to MKATKKTVLPNIILLVGLSLLLCGEAWFGYRVSTLSSRQEEIKSDYSVANNITFGILSVDQWREKMAAVVEGKVNEFNMTTLQKKELQKKVEKQLNSLLGKAVNEFNKPQKSIGGKLKKLAFNAMVDQEEIQAEVPAFAATIVARINKPASKKRLKNIISSKVDQLEKQTFDNTEPASVTVNRHIYKKYGVSTTHAFEKTVNSQLASIQTLTHKYTYAMIGCVLLALCLWFFLRKHVRLHTTLYILSLLFAFVLLLVGVTATIIEVDARIQSLNLTLLSEKLAFTNQVLFFQSKSITGIVRSLIGQPKPDAVLVGILILLFVIILPVLRMIGKGILIWGRDKYAENKLIRFLALDLGKWDMADVMVVGIAMTYIGLNGILQSQLSGLNIQEELLSTVTQNNTSLQPGYYIFVAYVVYATVLSMILKRINPLEKPVKVPGAS, encoded by the coding sequence ATGAAAGCCACTAAGAAAACAGTCCTTCCCAACATTATACTTCTGGTTGGCCTGAGTCTGCTGCTTTGCGGGGAGGCCTGGTTTGGATACCGTGTATCTACGCTTTCCAGTCGGCAGGAAGAAATCAAGTCAGATTATAGTGTAGCCAACAACATTACCTTCGGCATCTTATCTGTAGACCAGTGGCGCGAAAAAATGGCCGCTGTGGTGGAGGGAAAAGTCAATGAGTTTAACATGACCACCCTTCAGAAAAAAGAACTCCAGAAAAAGGTGGAGAAACAATTAAACAGTCTGCTTGGCAAAGCTGTAAATGAGTTCAATAAACCGCAGAAGAGCATTGGCGGCAAACTCAAAAAACTCGCTTTCAATGCCATGGTTGACCAGGAAGAAATCCAGGCCGAGGTGCCCGCTTTCGCCGCTACTATCGTTGCCAGAATCAATAAACCTGCAAGCAAGAAAAGGCTCAAAAACATCATCAGTAGTAAAGTTGACCAGCTGGAGAAGCAAACTTTCGACAACACCGAACCGGCCAGTGTTACCGTAAACAGGCACATTTATAAAAAATACGGGGTATCCACCACTCATGCTTTTGAAAAAACCGTCAATTCTCAGCTAGCCAGCATACAGACACTCACCCACAAATACACTTATGCAATGATTGGCTGTGTGCTATTGGCCCTCTGCCTCTGGTTCTTCCTTAGAAAACACGTACGGCTTCATACCACACTGTATATCCTTTCTCTTTTGTTTGCCTTTGTCCTCTTATTGGTAGGTGTTACAGCCACGATTATAGAAGTTGATGCACGCATCCAGTCCTTAAACTTAACATTGCTTAGCGAAAAGTTAGCTTTTACCAACCAGGTGTTGTTTTTTCAGAGTAAAAGTATCACCGGCATAGTCAGGTCATTAATTGGACAACCTAAACCGGATGCCGTACTGGTTGGCATCCTCATCCTGCTCTTCGTGATCATTCTGCCTGTGCTTCGAATGATTGGCAAAGGCATCCTGATCTGGGGAAGGGATAAATACGCCGAAAATAAGCTGATCCGGTTTCTAGCATTGGATTTAGGCAAATGGGATATGGCTGATGTCATGGTTGTCGGCATTGCGATGACTTATATTGGCTTAAACGGGATCTTGCAGAGTCAGCTCTCAGGGCTGAATATACAGGAGGAATTGCTTTCTACGGTCACACAAAATAACACCTCATTGCAACCCGGCTATTATATTTTTGTCGCTTATGTGGTCTATGCCACAGTATTGTCCATGATCTTAAAACGAATAAACCCATTAGAAAAACCGGTAAAGGTTCCGGGAGCTTCGTAA
- a CDS encoding serine hydrolase, whose protein sequence is MIRKFYAIVLLFTLPVFALQSYAQKLAFFDVRPAREGLQTVPAISSYNVGSDKDLYLLLSPDASLQAELAKLAPSVKTEELLAIGNYSFDFYVDGKKVYTENLGPGAILPQDKTTNRPMDIVLISSNRSGLWSINLWDRFMAKAGMSLLSTAPKLLEIRVSVYVEQNGTKYSAVQAQAGIHITRIPKKIDPLTMGPQAIAAGSGFKLSKAKLNRKLIVALNTKVADQTYRMINGIVVMKKGELLLEQYYNGEKRETLHDPRSVSKSITATLTGMAIRAGFIRSENQVLKEFYKLQDYANYSSKKDSVSIVDLLSMSAAFEGNDEVESSAGNEENMYPTADYTKFTLDLPMVAGRQNGKSWSYFTAGTNLVMDILDKSIPGGVEAFANKNLFAPLGIAKFEWARTPQGKPFGGGGLRLRALDFAKYGQLYSNGGVYNGKRLLEKSWVDKSFSPLQVLPADRPGFYGLLFWNKAFVIAGKSYQVYYSSGNGGNKIYVFKDLPIVIVITASAYGKAFAHAQADEIVEKYLLPVVL, encoded by the coding sequence ATGATCCGGAAATTTTACGCCATAGTCCTTCTTTTTACGCTTCCAGTTTTCGCCTTGCAATCCTATGCACAGAAACTGGCTTTTTTTGATGTCAGACCTGCAAGGGAGGGTCTTCAGACTGTTCCGGCCATCTCTTCCTATAATGTCGGTTCAGACAAGGACCTTTACCTGCTGTTGTCGCCGGATGCTTCTCTTCAGGCTGAACTTGCCAAACTTGCCCCTTCAGTAAAAACGGAAGAGCTATTGGCTATCGGTAATTATAGCTTTGATTTTTATGTAGACGGTAAAAAGGTTTATACTGAAAACCTTGGGCCAGGGGCGATCCTGCCACAAGATAAGACCACTAATCGCCCGATGGATATCGTTTTGATCAGCTCAAACAGGTCGGGATTATGGAGCATTAACCTTTGGGACCGCTTCATGGCAAAAGCAGGGATGTCGCTTTTAAGTACAGCGCCAAAGCTGCTGGAAATACGGGTCAGCGTTTATGTGGAACAAAACGGAACAAAATATAGTGCAGTGCAGGCACAGGCAGGAATCCATATCACAAGAATTCCAAAGAAAATCGATCCCTTGACAATGGGGCCACAAGCCATAGCCGCAGGAAGTGGCTTTAAGCTTTCCAAAGCGAAGCTGAACAGGAAACTGATTGTTGCGCTCAATACAAAGGTGGCCGATCAGACGTATCGCATGATCAATGGGATTGTGGTCATGAAGAAGGGGGAGTTGCTTCTGGAACAGTATTACAACGGGGAAAAAAGAGAAACGCTGCATGATCCCAGGTCGGTGAGCAAATCGATAACCGCGACACTCACGGGAATGGCCATCAGGGCGGGCTTTATCCGTTCTGAAAACCAGGTCCTGAAGGAATTCTATAAGCTTCAGGATTATGCCAACTATAGCAGCAAAAAGGATAGTGTAAGCATTGTAGATCTGCTGAGCATGAGTGCCGCATTTGAGGGGAATGACGAGGTGGAAAGCTCTGCAGGAAATGAAGAGAATATGTACCCAACAGCCGATTATACCAAATTTACACTTGACCTTCCGATGGTTGCTGGTCGCCAAAATGGTAAAAGCTGGTCATATTTTACCGCGGGCACCAATCTGGTGATGGACATTCTCGACAAAAGTATACCAGGTGGTGTAGAGGCATTTGCTAATAAAAACCTTTTTGCACCATTGGGCATAGCTAAATTTGAATGGGCACGGACACCACAGGGTAAGCCGTTTGGTGGTGGTGGGCTCAGGTTACGTGCGCTTGATTTTGCGAAGTATGGTCAGTTGTATTCAAATGGGGGCGTGTACAATGGCAAACGCCTGCTCGAAAAATCCTGGGTAGATAAAAGCTTTTCCCCCTTACAGGTCCTTCCGGCGGACAGACCTGGTTTTTACGGACTTCTTTTTTGGAACAAGGCTTTCGTGATTGCTGGTAAATCTTATCAGGTATATTATAGCAGTGGAAACGGTGGAAACAAGATCTATGTGTTTAAGGATCTGCCCATTGTGATTGTGATTACCGCCTCGGCCTATGGTAAAGCGTTCGCGCACGCCCAGGCTGATGAAATCGTAGAAAAATACCTGCTGCCGGTAGTTTTATAG
- a CDS encoding erythromycin esterase family protein, translated as MDEANDNDLKIFDTILLGNKVLMLGENTHYDGQTLKAKSRLIKYLHENHGYNIVLYEAGQYDTWIMNEEMNKHNKSKIATDSVGGLGLFYFWWANKETQPLFRYYLKTKLSSSPIEIGGFDIQFSGGLLEDKRTSLLKHFFEKNKISIEKYPLFNKYKDNLNFLLDNAYVNKTLNAQQKTEFLEEISRLEQAVLKLEPTKENTIYARYLNDVRNNYHKSWEYEPGTWQSMNYRDSLMARNLIYQIDSVYKDQKIIVWCANIHTFSSRHNKDFLPLGAYIKKKYGIASYMLNFSSYARLYAEDKIVNKPGKLAIENDFHHTKSPYFFIDFKKIPANSFLKNHFVSTINQGMDQKKQWSKFTDGIFYIDINKNPSYPEKK; from the coding sequence ATGGACGAAGCTAATGACAATGACTTAAAAATTTTCGACACCATCCTTCTGGGAAATAAGGTTTTGATGTTAGGAGAAAATACTCATTACGATGGCCAAACCTTAAAGGCAAAAAGTAGACTTATTAAATATTTACATGAAAATCATGGTTATAATATTGTTTTATATGAAGCAGGGCAATACGATACCTGGATAATGAATGAGGAAATGAATAAACATAACAAGTCAAAAATCGCGACTGATTCAGTTGGTGGACTTGGGTTGTTTTATTTTTGGTGGGCAAATAAGGAGACACAGCCTCTTTTCAGGTACTATCTAAAAACAAAATTATCATCGTCACCTATCGAAATAGGTGGATTTGATATCCAGTTTTCAGGAGGCCTTTTGGAGGATAAACGGACAAGTCTACTAAAACATTTTTTTGAAAAAAATAAAATAAGCATTGAAAAATATCCGCTCTTCAATAAATATAAAGACAACCTTAATTTCTTGTTAGACAACGCTTATGTAAACAAAACACTGAATGCTCAACAGAAAACAGAATTTCTTGAAGAGATCAGTAGATTGGAGCAGGCAGTATTAAAGCTCGAACCGACTAAAGAAAATACCATCTATGCCAGATATCTTAATGATGTAAGAAATAATTACCACAAATCATGGGAATATGAGCCGGGTACATGGCAGAGCATGAATTATAGGGATTCGCTGATGGCCAGAAATCTTATTTATCAGATTGATTCCGTTTATAAAGATCAAAAAATAATTGTGTGGTGTGCCAATATCCATACATTTTCAAGCAGACATAATAAAGACTTTCTACCATTGGGTGCCTATATCAAAAAGAAATATGGAATAGCATCTTATATGCTTAATTTTTCATCTTATGCGCGACTTTATGCTGAAGACAAAATTGTTAATAAGCCGGGAAAGCTCGCGATAGAGAATGATTTTCACCATACAAAATCTCCCTATTTTTTTATTGACTTTAAAAAGATACCTGCAAATTCGTTTTTGAAAAACCATTTCGTCTCCACTATTAATCAGGGAATGGACCAAAAAAAACAATGGAGTAAATTCACCGACGGAATCTTCTATATTGATATAAATAAAAATCCCTCTTATCCAGAAAAAAAATGA